One Palaemon carinicauda isolate YSFRI2023 chromosome 5, ASM3689809v2, whole genome shotgun sequence DNA window includes the following coding sequences:
- the LOC137640697 gene encoding probable methyltransferase-like protein 24 codes for MKQMIKSIKVFYRTLGKKCSGLLLAFIFLFHFAFLHSDQRITQDHVPTKDDQFSSASSEEAYLSQDDVADALGEMQRQITDIKTRCHRLIRMGGIVACECQTNKCYTDGAKLLCFDEDVKPMPRACNAFSFGIGFDLSFDKALVNYGCHVTAFDPTNINITDTVHNGTLQALTIGLDDRNYQYVLNMTFDRVNTEVHIASYMTYNTVLKMLGNPKVDILKIDIEGAEWRVLRQIVNSQKAKELLKYIKHILLEIHLEFLTQKVDLATLYEEAVSVLEIFKSLERLGFYLAAYELNETQPRNFLFGDLHIPVYREVTLIRRDFSL; via the coding sequence ATGAAACAAATGATTAAATCTATAAAAGTGTTCTATAGAACTCTTGGGAAGAAGTGCTCAGGACTATTACTAGCATTTATCTTTCTCTTTCACTTTGCTTTCCTACACAGTGACCAAAGGATTACTCAAGATCATGTTCCCACAAAGGACGACCAGTTCTCTTCAGCGAGTTCTGAAGAGGCATATCTCTCGCAAGATGATGTAGCAGATGCTTTGGGAGAAATGCAGAGGCAAATAACCGATATCAAAACCCGTTGTCATCGGCTAATAAGGATGGGAGGAATAGTCGCATGTGAATGCCAAACCAATAAGTGCTATACGGATGGGGCAAAGTTGCTCTGTTTTGACGAAGATGTCAAGCCCATGCCAAGGGCATGCAATGCATTTAGTTTTGGCATCGGCTTTGACCTCAGTTTTGATAAAGCTCTAGTCAATTACGGCTGTCATGTGACTGCCTTCGATCCCACGAACATCAACATAACGGACACGGTACATAATGGAACGCTGCAAGCCCTCACCATAGGACTGGATGACAGAAACTATCAGTACGTCCTGAATATGACATTTGACCGGGTCAATACAGAAGTGCACATTGCATCCTACATGACATATAACACTGTACTAAAAATGCTAGGGAATCCTAAGGTGGATATACTGAAAATAGACATCGAAGGGGCAGAGTGGAGAGTACTAAGGCAAATAGTCAACTCGCAAAAAGCTAAGGAGCTATTGAAGTATATAAAACATATTCTGCTCGAAATTCACTTGGAATTCTTGACACAAAAAGTGGACTTGGCTACCTTATACGAAGAAGCTGTATCTGTTCTGGAGATCTTCAAGTCTCTGGAAAGACTTGGGTTCTACCTAGCTGCCTATGAACTGAATGAAACACAGCCAAGAAATTTTCTTTTTGGTGATTTACATATTCCTGTATATCGTGAGGTGACTTTGATAAGGAGAGACTTCAGCTTGTAA